gtggggcactatggttcttgttcgagtggtaatctgtgttctattccagtgtgttattgactaagggctttggttccgtggattgatattccgtgttccgtgtggtataccatttggggcCAAACCTTTGGCTTTGTGCTATGTGTGTTACAGGCAGTCCAGAATGCCCGATGGGCAGCACTAAGtctcaccactttgcatcatagcatatttatttccaaaagaaacgcaaaaaaaaaGATATGAATAACAAGCATTTGCATGTCATGTTTTTCAGGGACATTCAGGAGTTCACTCGAGTTAAAGATGGACACTCCCATTGATATTGTCAAGGAAGCAAAGAGACATACGCACACCTACAGCTTCTTCCGAGAGCCGTTGACCGCATTAGAGGGTTTAAGTTAGTTAATGACCGCTTTCTGCTTGAAGAATTTCACGGACAACTATGGGAATATTTTGACTTTGTTGGAAACCGTGGTTGATACTCCTGCTCTGCAAACATTGATGCAATTCTATGATCCTGAAATGAGGTGTTTCACGTTCCAGGATTACCAGTTGGCTCCGACATTGGAAGAGTACTCTATCATTCTTAATCTCAAGATAAAAGACGAAGTGCCATTCATTGACATTCCTAAAGAAGTGAATTTCAAGTTGATCGctgctgctctttatttgagcataaaagAAGTATCTGATGATTGGAAGACGAGTGGAGGTTTCTCGGGGTTCTCTTTGAAGTTCTTGGTGAGAAAAGCTAAAGAGgaatttgaaaaaaagaattGGAACGCGTACAATGCATTGCTTGCTGTGGCTATTTACGGGATTGTGATGTTCCCGAATGTTCCCAATTTTGTAGACTCGGCCGCGGTACACATCTTCATGGGAAAGAATCCTATTCCTACATTGTTGGCGGATACTTATTATGTTGTTCATTCCCGATATGAGAAAAGAGGTGGTGCCatcacttgttgccttcaaatGTTGTTCATCTGGTTCCTCTCATCGTTGCCCAGCAAAGGACCTTTTGTGAAGACAAGGGAGACACTCAAGTGGACCCATAGGATTATGTCACTTACTTCTTatgacatacaatggctaaagtACCGAATTAATGTTTCTGAGGTGATTGTTGGGTGCGGTGAGTTCGACAATGTTCCTTTGGTTGGTACTAGAGGTTGCATCAATTACAATCCCGTGGTATCCTTGCGTCAGTTGGGGTATACCTTGAAAGACAAGCCGACAGATCATTTGATAGCGGAGACGGTCTATTTCGAAAAGGAGTCGTATCCGAAAAAATTGAAAA
The genomic region above belongs to Vicia villosa cultivar HV-30 ecotype Madison, WI unplaced genomic scaffold, Vvil1.0 ctg.000020F_1_1_5, whole genome shotgun sequence and contains:
- the LOC131621991 gene encoding uncharacterized protein LOC131621991, which encodes MTAFCLKNFTDNYGNILTLLETVVDTPALQTLMQFYDPEMRCFTFQDYQLAPTLEEYSIILNLKIKDEVPFIDIPKEVNFKLIAAALYLSIKEVSDDWKTSGGFSGFSLKFLVRKAKEEFEKKNWNAYNALLAVAIYGIVMFPNVPNFVDSAAVHIFMGKNPIPTLLADTYYVVHSRYEKRGGAITCCLQMLFIWFLSSLPSKGPFVKTRETLKWTHRIMSLTSYDIQWLKYRINVSEVIVGCGEFDNVPLVGTRGCINYNPVVSLRQLGYTLKDKPTDHLIAETVYFEKESYPKKLKRIIVAWKKIRKHYGAHLGKKESLALTPYAKWIEKRVGNLLLPYDRVAPLQKQPPLILSEFVPTELYKDALVTNYRLHEREQETNLKFFEERDAKMRLMHQLKQVEGASSSQASVQRRPYELLK